The Watersipora subatra chromosome 1, tzWatSuba1.1, whole genome shotgun sequence genome has a window encoding:
- the LOC137399393 gene encoding origin recognition complex subunit 1-like gives MREQSAKKETDSITTMRDNDCSFSNTPVHARSKRLSRVFVTPKEKSKESTPAGLKKITQSDAPTHRQRKSGRRKYWEANSLLDTSSSESEDEKKPRKSSNAREVKKRGGANSQHQEVSSVSTKPEVPRAVRHTRKRLIENPTPLTQTKPKDESHHRNTEGRDNEVERLEMANSDEEIILTQSIRSTREQVKILPEYMESNVEPPLSCRTRRHTLSSMSSTQQHQGKSTNQLEKTKLKRGCERLMMEKVSDSADSSEAPSDSEPVKHKFRRSARRQSIYKPDDRRSTRASSQTPLQVSGRHTPTPQSQTQLRRTPHRKAKSRVQYTSEPDQKSDSDYEGLSDSSDASGDSKDRKHSSKTRTDKGKASQTRHSRLSTFTPSVQERRKPVKERGTVLERARAQLHVSAVPISLPCREEEFANILGYVEGKLESGTGGCLYISGVPGTGKTATVLEVVRHLQQQSDHSLPGFKFIDVNGMRLTQPHQAFVQIYKGLKDKIVTADHATSLLDNIFCKDRRQESIVLLVDELDLLVTRKQEILYNLFDWPTKPKSRLVVLAIANTMDLPERVMMNRVSSRLGLNRMTFQPYTFQQLQEIVHSRLTGISAFDPDAVQLASRKVAAVSGDARRALDICRRSTEVAEADGQELVRMQHVNQALQEMFSSPKITAIRNCSIYEKVMLKALLAEFTRSGIEEATLCQVSRHVNALCSMERVPHIKMMQMMKVCSNLNNIKLILLECNGKGIYQRVRLNVGQDDVQYALREDKS, from the exons ATGAGAGAGCAATCAGCCAAAAAGGAAACAGACTCAATAACTACAATGAGAGATAATGACTGCTCATTCTCCAATACACCAGTTCATGCTAG ATCAAAGAGGTTAAGCAGAGTTTTTGTCACACcaaaagaaaaatcaaaagAGAGCACACCCGCAGGGTTGAAAAAGATCACTCAGTCAGATGCTCCAACTCATCGGCAGCGAAAAAG TGGCAGAAGAAAATACTGGGAAGCTAACTCTTTGCTAGACACCTCTAGCTCAGAATCTGAGGATGAAAAGAAGCCTCGCAAATCGTCCAATGCGAGAGAAGTCAAAAA ACGAGGCGGAGCTAACTCGCAACATCAGGAGGTTTCTTCTGTTTCTACGAAG CCCGAAGTGCCTCGAGCGGTAAGACACACAAGAAAGCGGCTTATTGAGAATCCAACTCCGCTGACTCAAACTAAACCTAAAGATGAAAGCCATCACAGAAATACGGAAGG GCGGGACAATGAAGTTGAAAGACTAGAAATGGCAAATTCTGATGAAGAAATAATCCTAACCCAGTCAATAAGAAGCACAAGAGAGCAAGTAAAAATACTTCCTGAATATATGGAGAGT AATGTAGAACCTCCATTGTCATGTCGTACTCGACGTCATACGCTGAGCAGCATGTCTTCGACTCAGCAACATCAGGGCAAGTCAACAAATCAATTGGaaaagacaaaattaaaaagagGGTGTGAAAG GCTGATGATGGAAAAAGTCTCTGACAGCGCTGACTCTTCAGAAGCGCCGAGCGACAGTGAGCCTGTCAAACATAAGTTCAGGCGTTCTGCTCGCAGACAGAGTATTTACAAG CCCGACGACCGCAGAAGTACTAGAGCCTCGTCTCAAACTCCTCTACAAGTATCGGGTCGCCACACTCCCACTCCCCAATCTCAAACACAATTAAGACGAACTCCACATAGGAAAGCTAAAAG TCGTGTTCAGTACACCTCAGAACCTGATCAGAAATCGGACAGCGATTATGAAGGTCTCTCTGACTCATCCGATGCTTCTGGTGACTCTAAAGACAGGAAACACAGCAGCAAGACCAGAACTGACAAG GGCAAAGCTAGCCAGACCAGACATAGCAGGCTATCAACTTTTACGCCTTCAGTGCAGGAAAGACGCAAACCTGTAAAAGAGAGAGGGACGGTCCTAGAGAGAGCCCGTGCTCAACTGCATGTGAGCGCAGTTCCGATCTCCTTGCCATGCAGAGAGGAGGAGTTTGCTAACATTCTTGGCTATGTTGAGGGAAAACTTGAGAGCGGTACAGGCGG ATGTCTGTACATATCGGGTGTGCCTGGGACAGGCAAGACAGCAACAGTATTGGAGGTGGTGAGACATTTGCAGCAGCAATCTGATCATTCGCTGCCAGGCTTTAagtttattgatgtaaacggCATGCGCCTCACCCAACCTCACCAGGCGTTCGTACAAATCTATAAG GGGTTGAAGGACAAGATTGTGACTGCCGATCACGCGACGTCTCTTCTAGATAACATCTTCTGCAAAGATCGCAGACAGGAGAGCATTGTATTACTTGTCGATGAG CTTGATCTGTTGGTGACGCGTAAGCAGGAAATCCTCTACAACCTCTTTGATTGGCCGACGAAGCCGAAGAGCAGGCTGGTCGTGCTAGCCATTGCCAACACGATGGACCTGCCGGAGAGAGTCATGATGAATCGAGTTTCAAGTAGGCTG GGATTAAACAGGATGACATTTCAGCCGTACACCTTCCAGCAGCTGCAGGAAATTGTCCACTCCCGACTTACCGGCATTTCTGCTTTTGATCCTGACGCAGTTCAGCTCGCATCTAGAAAG GTCGCAGCTGTGTCAGGGGATGCTCGCAGAGCCCTCGATATATGCCGCCGATCGACGGAGGTGGCCGAGGCGGACGGACAGGAGTTAGTACGCATGCAGCATGTGAATCAGGCGTTGCAGGAAATGTTCTCTTCTCCCAAGATTACGGCCATAAG AAACTGTTCTATATATGAGAAGGTCATGCTTAAGGCATTACTGGCAGAGTTTACAAGAAGTGGTATAGAAGAGGCCACACTCTGTCAAGTGTCAAGACATGTTAATGCCCTCTGTAGTATGGAGAGGGTACCTCATATTAAGATGATGCAG ATGATGAAAGTCTGTTCTAACCTCAACAATATAAAGTTGATACTGTTGGAATGCAATGGTAAGGGCATCTATCAGAGAGTTCGCCTGAATGTAGGTCAAGACGATGTACAATATGCATTGCGAGAGGATAAATCCTAA